One genomic region from Conexibacter woesei DSM 14684 encodes:
- a CDS encoding TetR/AcrR family transcriptional regulator has translation MASLSRRTQAQSSKRAAIEASVVEATETLLEEGASYSELGIERIATRAGISRTAFYFYFRDKRELLMRVTAGVADELFAEAERWWAGEGEGRAELEAAIAKIVDIYRRHPALLRAVVETAAYDEEAARFWRELVGRFVDATHARIAREQEAGKVDATLPARETAFALVWMTERSAYERLVQEVPLEEGAFIEALLRIWLAAVYGAPR, from the coding sequence ATGGCATCGTTGAGCCGACGGACGCAGGCGCAGAGCAGCAAGCGTGCGGCCATCGAGGCGAGCGTCGTCGAGGCGACGGAGACGCTGCTGGAAGAGGGCGCGTCCTACTCGGAGCTGGGGATCGAGCGGATCGCCACGCGGGCCGGGATCTCCCGCACCGCCTTCTATTTCTACTTCCGCGACAAGCGCGAGCTGCTGATGCGGGTGACCGCCGGCGTCGCCGACGAGCTGTTCGCCGAGGCCGAGCGCTGGTGGGCCGGCGAGGGCGAGGGCCGCGCCGAGCTGGAGGCCGCGATCGCGAAGATCGTCGACATCTACCGGCGCCACCCGGCGCTGCTGAGAGCCGTCGTCGAGACCGCCGCCTACGACGAGGAGGCCGCGCGCTTCTGGCGCGAGCTGGTCGGCCGCTTCGTCGACGCGACCCATGCGCGGATCGCGCGCGAGCAGGAGGCCGGCAAGGTCGACGCCACGCTGCCGGCACGCGAGACCGCTTTCGCGCTCGTCTGGATGACCGAGCGCAGCGCCTACGAGCGGCTCGTGCAGGAGGTGCCGCTCGAAGAGGGCGCGTTCATCGAGGCGCTACTGCGGATCTGGCTCGCCGCCGTCTACGGCGCGCCGCGCTGA
- a CDS encoding glycosyltransferase family 4 protein codes for MSELDAVYAFLVALAVAAVTTPFVARLATRIGAVDEPRERGLAARATPLLGGLAILAGVLVASAIWLPITDETRGILLGAALIAAVGAIDDVIDLPPQWKLLGQVVAAIIPVAAGVKVENVTLPFLGAIEFHEIGGVLTVIGLVGLMNVVNFSDGVDGLAAGVCAISAVAFSIIAFDLGRTGASVLAAIVAGAALGFLIHNFHPASIFMGDCGALLLGFLLGCVAVQGSLKTNALIALVGPLAILAVPFLDTGFVIARRLKYRRAPWSADAQHFHHRLARVGFSQRRTVLYLYAWTVMLAGLAVAMRFIPYTDNHGSFNLGWSALLAALALLVAGASIYLVMVLEILKLKRLRAWQMRRADPTTTEHEIDVQVESELETGEFGAIGGEPPPPSGPSADAAGVQRGAP; via the coding sequence ATGAGCGAGCTCGACGCCGTCTACGCCTTCCTCGTCGCGCTGGCCGTCGCGGCCGTGACGACCCCGTTCGTCGCGCGGCTGGCGACGCGCATCGGCGCCGTCGACGAGCCGCGCGAGCGCGGGCTCGCCGCCCGCGCGACGCCCTTGCTCGGCGGCCTGGCGATCCTCGCCGGCGTGCTGGTCGCGTCGGCGATCTGGCTGCCGATCACCGACGAGACGCGCGGGATCCTGCTGGGGGCGGCGCTGATCGCCGCCGTCGGCGCGATCGACGACGTCATCGACCTTCCGCCGCAGTGGAAGCTGCTCGGCCAGGTCGTCGCGGCGATCATCCCGGTTGCGGCCGGGGTGAAGGTCGAGAACGTCACGCTGCCGTTCCTCGGCGCGATCGAGTTCCACGAGATAGGCGGCGTGCTGACCGTGATCGGCCTTGTCGGGCTGATGAACGTCGTCAACTTCTCCGACGGCGTCGACGGCCTCGCCGCCGGCGTCTGCGCGATCAGCGCCGTCGCGTTCTCGATCATCGCGTTCGACCTCGGGCGCACCGGCGCGAGCGTGCTGGCGGCGATCGTCGCCGGCGCTGCGCTCGGCTTCCTGATCCACAACTTCCACCCGGCGTCGATCTTCATGGGCGACTGCGGCGCGCTGCTGCTCGGCTTCCTGCTCGGCTGCGTCGCCGTGCAGGGCTCGCTGAAGACGAACGCATTGATCGCGCTCGTCGGCCCGCTGGCGATCCTCGCGGTGCCGTTCCTCGACACCGGCTTCGTGATCGCGCGGCGGCTGAAGTACCGCCGCGCGCCGTGGTCGGCCGACGCCCAGCACTTCCACCACCGGCTCGCGCGGGTCGGCTTCAGCCAGCGCCGCACGGTCCTCTACCTCTACGCGTGGACCGTCATGCTCGCGGGGCTCGCCGTCGCGATGCGCTTCATCCCGTACACGGACAACCACGGGAGCTTCAACCTCGGATGGAGCGCGCTGCTGGCGGCGCTGGCGCTGCTCGTCGCCGGCGCGTCGATCTATCTCGTGATGGTGCTGGAGATCCTCAAGCTCAAGCGCCTGCGCGCCTGGCAGATGCGCCGCGCCGACCCGACGACGACCGAGCACGAGATCGACGTCCAGGTCGAGTCGGAGCTGGAGACGGGCGAGTTCGGCGCGATCGGCGGCGAACCGCCGCCGCCGTCAGGTCCGAGCGCGGACGCCGCGGGCGTTCAGCGCGGCGCGCCGTAG
- the glyA gene encoding serine hydroxymethyltransferase produces MTDLSPDFFNKPLAEVDPEIAEAVQHELERQQRTLEMIASENFVPQAVLDCQGSVLTNKYAEGYPGRRYYGGCEFVDVAEQLAIDRAKELFGAEHANVQPHSGAQANTAVYHALLKPGDTIMGLELAHGGHLSHGMRINVSGRLYDIAPYQVQRETSRIDMDEVERIARERKPKLLLAGWSAYPRQLDFERFRAIADAVGAYLMVDMAHFAGLVAAGLHPNPVPHADVVTTTTHKTIGGGRGGLILCREEHRRAINSAIFPGQQGGPLEHVIAGKAVAFKIAMSDSFKERQERTIAGAQALATELLADQSSGVSVLTGGTDVHLVLVDLRDSELDGQQGEDRLHEIGITVNRNAVPFDPRPPMISSGLRIGSPALATRGFTVEDFHEVGKVIATALTPAFEARKGELAERVQALVDKHPLYSHLGTPTPA; encoded by the coding sequence ATGACCGACCTTTCGCCCGACTTCTTCAACAAGCCGCTCGCCGAGGTCGATCCCGAGATCGCGGAGGCCGTGCAGCACGAGCTGGAGCGCCAGCAGCGCACGCTGGAGATGATCGCCTCCGAGAACTTCGTCCCGCAGGCGGTGCTCGACTGCCAGGGCAGCGTGCTGACGAACAAGTACGCCGAGGGCTATCCCGGCCGCCGCTACTACGGCGGCTGCGAGTTCGTCGACGTCGCGGAGCAGCTCGCGATCGACCGCGCGAAGGAGCTGTTCGGCGCCGAGCACGCGAACGTCCAGCCGCACTCCGGCGCGCAGGCCAACACGGCCGTCTACCACGCGCTGCTGAAGCCCGGCGACACGATCATGGGGCTGGAGCTGGCGCACGGCGGCCACCTCTCGCACGGCATGAGAATCAACGTCTCCGGCCGCCTGTACGACATCGCGCCGTACCAGGTGCAGCGCGAGACGAGCCGGATCGACATGGACGAGGTCGAGCGGATCGCGCGCGAGCGCAAGCCGAAGCTGCTGCTCGCCGGCTGGTCGGCCTACCCGCGCCAGCTCGACTTCGAGCGTTTCCGGGCGATCGCCGACGCGGTCGGCGCGTACCTGATGGTCGACATGGCGCACTTCGCCGGGCTCGTCGCCGCCGGCCTGCACCCCAACCCGGTGCCGCACGCCGACGTCGTCACGACGACGACTCACAAGACGATCGGTGGCGGCCGCGGCGGCCTGATCCTGTGCAGAGAAGAGCACAGAAGAGCGATCAACTCGGCGATCTTCCCCGGCCAGCAGGGCGGCCCGCTCGAGCATGTGATCGCCGGCAAGGCGGTCGCGTTCAAGATCGCGATGAGCGACAGCTTCAAGGAGCGTCAGGAGCGCACGATCGCCGGCGCGCAGGCGCTCGCGACCGAGCTGCTGGCCGACCAGTCCTCCGGCGTCAGCGTCCTCACGGGCGGCACCGACGTCCACCTCGTGCTCGTCGACCTGCGCGACTCCGAGCTCGACGGCCAGCAGGGCGAGGACCGGCTTCACGAGATCGGCATCACGGTCAACCGCAACGCGGTCCCGTTCGACCCGCGCCCGCCGATGATCTCCAGCGGCCTGCGGATCGGCTCGCCGGCACTCGCCACGCGCGGCTTCACCGTCGAGGACTTCCATGAGGTCGGCAAGGTGATCGCGACCGCGCTGACGCCGGCATTCGAGGCGCGCAAGGGCGAGCTGGCCGAGCGCGTGCAGGCGCTCGTCGACAAGCACCCGCTCTACTCCCACCTCGGGACCCCGACCCCCGCCTGA
- the rpiB gene encoding ribose 5-phosphate isomerase B has product MKIAIASDHAGFELKSHLATALAAAGHEVVDLGTDGTASVDYPRFAEPAAELVADGGAERGVLVCGSGNGVAIVANKVHGVRAVNAHDVEEAEMSRRHNDANVVTLSGARLSGDEADAIVATFLSTDFDGGRHARRVDQITAMETPA; this is encoded by the coding sequence ATGAAGATCGCCATCGCCTCAGACCACGCCGGCTTCGAGCTGAAGTCGCACCTCGCCACCGCGCTCGCCGCGGCAGGCCACGAGGTCGTCGACCTCGGCACCGACGGAACCGCCTCCGTCGACTACCCCAGATTCGCCGAACCGGCCGCCGAGCTGGTCGCCGACGGGGGCGCCGAACGCGGCGTGCTCGTCTGCGGCTCGGGCAACGGCGTCGCGATCGTCGCCAACAAGGTGCACGGCGTCCGCGCCGTCAACGCCCACGACGTGGAGGAGGCCGAGATGTCCCGCCGCCACAACGACGCGAACGTCGTGACGCTCTCGGGCGCGCGGCTGAGCGGCGACGAAGCCGATGCGATCGTCGCGACGTTCCTCTCGACCGACTTCGACGGCGGCCGCCATGCGCGCCGCGTCGACCAGATCACCGCCATGGAGACGCCCGCATGA
- a CDS encoding MarR family winged helix-turn-helix transcriptional regulator, producing MHQTLSLADPDREGSAAILLGMGFRAMTDRFHELLRAEGHEPLRPAHGFVFRLLERDGDLTATQLATRLSVTRQAAARVAAELEEWGYLTRRAHPRDGRAQVLVLTPRGRRYVAHADELWARVEREWAAVAGAEAVHAAKRALAAYVEVAAGEGEPPLRPVW from the coding sequence ATGCACCAGACGCTCTCGCTCGCCGACCCTGACCGCGAGGGAAGCGCGGCGATCCTGCTCGGGATGGGGTTCCGCGCGATGACCGATCGCTTCCACGAGCTCCTGCGGGCGGAAGGGCACGAGCCGCTGCGGCCCGCCCACGGCTTCGTCTTCCGGCTGCTCGAGCGTGACGGCGACCTGACCGCAACGCAGCTCGCGACCCGCCTCAGCGTCACCAGACAGGCCGCCGCGAGAGTCGCCGCGGAGCTTGAGGAGTGGGGCTATCTGACGCGCCGCGCGCACCCGCGCGACGGTCGCGCGCAGGTGCTCGTGCTGACGCCGCGCGGCCGCCGGTACGTCGCACACGCCGACGAGCTGTGGGCGCGCGTCGAGCGCGAGTGGGCCGCGGTCGCAGGCGCGGAAGCGGTGCACGCGGCGAAGCGCGCGCTGGCGGCGTACGTCGAAGTGGCGGCAGGGGAGGGCGAACCGCCGCTGCGCCCGGTGTGGTGA
- a CDS encoding cupin domain-containing protein — translation MPHATLADAPTFERPGFTFRPLAVPSRGSVELAVWALEIAPGAVSESHSVSREEVFVLGSGAVAAVVGGSRAALAPGDALIVPPGVELTLSNDGETAARLTVCTSAGMLGTVGGRTFPPPWAA, via the coding sequence ATGCCCCACGCGACGCTCGCCGACGCTCCCACCTTCGAGCGGCCCGGGTTCACGTTCCGCCCGCTCGCGGTGCCCTCCCGCGGGTCGGTCGAGCTGGCCGTGTGGGCGCTGGAGATCGCGCCCGGAGCCGTCAGCGAGTCGCACTCGGTGAGCCGCGAAGAGGTCTTCGTGCTCGGCTCCGGCGCGGTCGCGGCCGTGGTCGGCGGCAGCCGTGCGGCGCTCGCCCCCGGTGACGCACTGATCGTCCCGCCGGGCGTCGAGCTGACGCTGAGCAACGACGGCGAGACGGCCGCGCGCCTGACCGTCTGCACCTCCGCCGGGATGCTCGGAACGGTCGGCGGCAGAACGTTCCCGCCGCCGTGGGCTGCGTAG
- a CDS encoding L-threonylcarbamoyladenylate synthase, giving the protein MAVLTHADAVAFSDCVAGGGVAVFPADTVYGLAAAPGNSAAIARIYALKGRAPEKPAATMWFDRDRALAALPPLGPRTRRACERLLPGGVTLLLPDPADPAVALGVRVPRLEGALAALATVPHPVVQSSANAAGGADPRTLDEVPQAIRAGADLVLDAGPLPGAPSTVIDLRRYERSGAWEIVRQGAVPRSVVASALG; this is encoded by the coding sequence ATGGCGGTCCTGACCCACGCTGACGCGGTCGCTTTCTCCGACTGCGTCGCGGGCGGCGGCGTCGCGGTCTTCCCGGCCGACACCGTCTACGGCCTCGCCGCCGCGCCCGGCAACTCCGCCGCGATCGCGCGGATCTATGCGCTGAAGGGCCGCGCGCCCGAGAAGCCCGCGGCGACGATGTGGTTCGACCGCGACCGCGCGCTCGCGGCGCTGCCGCCGCTCGGCCCGCGCACGCGCCGCGCCTGCGAGCGGCTGCTCCCGGGCGGCGTCACGCTGCTGCTGCCCGATCCCGCCGACCCGGCCGTCGCGCTCGGCGTCCGCGTCCCGCGGCTGGAGGGCGCGCTCGCGGCGCTGGCGACCGTGCCGCATCCCGTCGTGCAGTCGAGCGCGAACGCCGCCGGCGGCGCCGACCCGCGCACGCTCGACGAGGTGCCGCAGGCGATCCGCGCCGGCGCCGACCTCGTGCTCGACGCTGGCCCGCTGCCCGGCGCGCCGTCGACGGTGATCGACCTGCGGCGCTACGAGCGCTCCGGCGCGTGGGAGATCGTCCGCCAGGGCGCCGTGCCGCGCTCGGTCGTCGCGTCGGCGCTGGGCTGA
- the prmC gene encoding peptide chain release factor N(5)-glutamine methyltransferase has protein sequence MRSGAGSKSKPRPDAAAPAAVAGPGAAGSRADAAGSGTGAGEDWSFADGPSVRMSLAIATADLREAGCDNPRLDAELLLADALGATRTSLHLHPERVLVADESARFAASVARRRAREPVAYIRGTRGFRHIDLTVDARVLVPRPETELLVEVALGLPRGARVADVGTGSGAVALALKHERPDLAVVATDLSADALAVAQANAAALRLAVAFAQGDLLAGVDGPLDAILSNPPYVPDGDREGLEPEVAVHEPSQALFAGGDGLDVLRRLATEAAARAPFVAFEVGAGQAPAVGALLRAAGMLRITAHRDLAGIERVVVGER, from the coding sequence ATGAGAAGCGGCGCCGGCTCGAAGTCCAAGCCGAGGCCTGACGCCGCGGCGCCGGCCGCGGTGGCCGGGCCCGGTGCGGCCGGGTCCCGCGCGGATGCGGCCGGGTCCGGCACCGGCGCGGGCGAGGATTGGAGCTTCGCCGACGGCCCGTCGGTGCGGATGTCGCTCGCGATCGCGACCGCCGACCTGCGCGAGGCCGGCTGCGACAACCCGCGGCTCGACGCCGAGCTGCTGCTGGCCGACGCGCTCGGCGCGACGCGCACGTCGCTGCACCTGCATCCCGAGCGCGTCCTCGTGGCCGACGAGAGCGCCCGCTTCGCCGCCTCGGTCGCGCGGCGCCGGGCGCGCGAGCCGGTCGCCTACATCCGCGGGACGCGCGGCTTCCGTCACATCGACCTGACCGTCGACGCGCGCGTGCTCGTGCCGCGCCCGGAGACCGAGCTGCTGGTCGAGGTCGCGCTGGGCCTGCCGCGCGGCGCCCGCGTCGCGGACGTCGGCACCGGCAGCGGCGCGGTAGCGCTGGCGCTCAAGCACGAGCGGCCTGACCTGGCGGTCGTCGCGACCGACCTGAGCGCCGACGCGCTCGCGGTCGCGCAGGCGAACGCCGCCGCGCTGCGGCTCGCCGTCGCCTTCGCGCAGGGCGACCTGCTCGCCGGGGTCGACGGGCCGCTGGACGCGATCCTCTCCAACCCGCCGTATGTGCCCGACGGCGACCGCGAAGGGCTGGAGCCGGAGGTCGCGGTGCACGAGCCGTCGCAGGCGCTGTTCGCGGGAGGCGACGGCCTCGACGTGCTGCGCCGGCTGGCGACCGAGGCGGCCGCGCGCGCGCCGTTCGTCGCGTTCGAGGTCGGCGCAGGGCAGGCGCCCGCGGTCGGCGCGCTGCTGCGCGCGGCCGGGATGCTGCGCATCACCGCGCACAGGGACCTGGCGGGAATCGAACGGGTCGTCGTCGGAGAGCGGTGA
- the prfA gene encoding peptide chain release factor 1 — protein MIEQLVRQVESRFQELEAQMSDPEVIGDRQRYAETGRQYRDLEEAARLAAEWRRAVDDEAGARELLEEGGDDAEVRDMLARARERIDALDEEIRLAMVEKDPADEKNVIVEIRPGAGGDEAGLFAGDLYRMLTRYAERRGFKTEALSESDGQYTFAVKGEGAYSVFKFEGGTHRVQRVPETESQGRIHTSTATVAVLPEAEEVDVEVNDNDLQVDVYRSSGPGGQSVNTTDSAVRITHKPSGIVVSMQDEKSQLQNRDKAMRVLRARLYEAALAEQQAELSATRLAQVGSGERAEKIRTYNFPQGRITDHRIKLTVHNLDAALAGELDDVTDALQDDEKRRRLEVQAEA, from the coding sequence GTGATCGAGCAGCTCGTCAGACAGGTCGAGTCGCGCTTCCAGGAGCTGGAGGCGCAGATGTCCGACCCCGAGGTGATCGGGGACCGTCAGCGCTACGCCGAGACCGGTCGCCAGTACCGCGACCTCGAGGAGGCGGCGAGACTCGCTGCCGAGTGGCGCCGCGCCGTCGACGACGAGGCCGGTGCGCGCGAGCTGCTGGAGGAGGGCGGCGACGACGCCGAGGTCCGCGACATGCTCGCCAGAGCGCGCGAGCGGATCGACGCGCTCGACGAGGAGATCCGCCTCGCGATGGTCGAGAAGGACCCCGCCGACGAGAAGAACGTGATCGTCGAGATCCGCCCCGGCGCCGGCGGCGACGAGGCCGGTCTGTTCGCCGGCGACCTCTACCGCATGCTCACGCGCTACGCCGAGCGGCGCGGCTTCAAGACCGAGGCGCTGTCGGAGAGCGACGGCCAGTACACGTTCGCCGTCAAGGGCGAGGGCGCGTACTCGGTCTTCAAGTTCGAGGGCGGAACCCACCGCGTCCAGCGCGTGCCGGAGACCGAGTCCCAGGGCCGCATCCACACCTCGACCGCGACCGTCGCCGTGCTGCCCGAGGCCGAGGAGGTCGACGTCGAGGTCAACGACAACGACCTCCAGGTCGACGTCTACCGTTCCTCGGGACCCGGCGGCCAGTCGGTCAACACGACCGACTCGGCGGTCCGCATCACGCACAAGCCGTCCGGCATCGTCGTCTCGATGCAGGACGAGAAGTCCCAGCTGCAGAATCGCGACAAGGCGATGCGCGTGCTGCGCGCGCGCTTGTACGAGGCCGCGCTCGCCGAGCAGCAGGCGGAGCTGTCGGCGACCCGCCTCGCACAGGTCGGCAGCGGCGAGCGCGCGGAGAAGATCCGCACGTACAACTTCCCGCAGGGCCGCATCACCGACCATCGCATCAAGCTGACCGTCCACAACCTCGACGCGGCGCTGGCGGGCGAGCTCGACGACGTGACCGACGCGCTGCAGGACGATGAGAAGCGGCGCCGGCTCGAAGTCCAAGCCGAGGCCTGA
- the rpmE gene encoding 50S ribosomal protein L31 produces MKTDIHPNYVESHVRCTCGNTFTTRSVEPRINVEICSACHPFYTGRQKLVDTGGRVERFQRRAARRAAASADN; encoded by the coding sequence ATGAAGACCGACATCCATCCCAACTACGTCGAGTCGCACGTCCGCTGCACGTGCGGCAACACGTTCACGACGCGCTCGGTCGAACCGAGAATAAACGTCGAGATCTGCTCGGCGTGTCACCCGTTCTACACGGGCAGACAGAAGCTCGTCGACACCGGTGGCCGGGTCGAGCGCTTCCAGCGCCGCGCCGCCAGACGCGCCGCCGCATCCGCCGACAACTAG
- a CDS encoding CARDB domain-containing protein: protein MKKVAAAVISVLAVALVATPLASSSASAASAKPNAKTRAVTTAPLSYDARLLSCRRSPSTDQRFAVVGASMRPVPGGKRLAMRVELFQKPLSGGRWMLRGDVPGLGTWMPPSDPSIGTRPNDVFKYRQSVGRLVVPYAYRFRVSFRWSDAAGRVVREESAVTVPCREPDLRPDLVVASATVEPDLDPTRALYIVVVKNVGRSVASSIGVGATFASSTRYVRRLGPAESGEVTFIGPACPAGATGPTFLVDPGNTIDEGLETNNSLLATCPAEP, encoded by the coding sequence ATGAAGAAGGTCGCAGCCGCCGTCATCTCCGTGCTCGCCGTCGCCCTCGTCGCGACCCCGCTCGCCAGCTCGTCCGCCTCCGCCGCGAGCGCCAAGCCGAACGCGAAGACGCGGGCGGTCACGACCGCGCCGCTGTCCTACGACGCGCGCCTGCTGTCGTGCAGACGGTCGCCGAGCACCGACCAGCGCTTCGCCGTCGTCGGTGCCTCGATGCGGCCGGTGCCCGGCGGCAAACGGCTGGCGATGCGGGTCGAGCTGTTCCAGAAGCCGCTCAGCGGTGGCCGCTGGATGCTGCGCGGCGACGTCCCCGGGCTCGGCACCTGGATGCCGCCGAGCGACCCGTCGATCGGCACCCGGCCCAACGACGTCTTCAAGTACCGCCAGTCGGTCGGCCGGCTCGTCGTCCCGTACGCCTACCGCTTCAGAGTCAGCTTCCGCTGGAGCGACGCGGCCGGCCGCGTCGTGCGCGAGGAGTCGGCGGTCACCGTGCCGTGCCGCGAGCCGGACCTGCGTCCCGACCTCGTCGTCGCGAGCGCGACCGTCGAGCCCGACCTCGACCCGACGAGAGCGCTTTACATCGTCGTCGTGAAGAACGTCGGCCGCTCGGTCGCGTCGTCGATAGGGGTCGGCGCGACGTTCGCCTCCTCGACGCGGTACGTCAGACGGCTCGGCCCGGCCGAGAGCGGCGAGGTGACGTTCATCGGCCCGGCCTGCCCGGCTGGGGCGACAGGTCCGACGTTCCTCGTCGATCCCGGCAACACGATCGACGAGGGGCTGGAGACCAACAACAGCCTCCTCGCGACCTGCCCGGCCGAGCCGTGA
- a CDS encoding electron transfer flavoprotein-ubiquinone oxidoreductase yields MAGSSNGKVVPAAYPPPVDSPREFIKRGLDGEDELIEVGVAIVGGGTAGLACANRLLQLLADDPETMERLGEVPVAVLEKAKTCGGHNLSGAVMRPGPLQELYPDLSREDWRKEGFAFGEVGKEAVYMLPNGKTKLRIPPPPPFKNHGNEVVSVAALARYQQRIAEEAGAYVLTETSATQIVVDDGRVVGVRSGDKGRGKDGEPLGNFEPGTDIKAQATVLAEGCWGSLTGAAIREFGLDDGREPQVWELGVKEVWKVPRPLTHLIHTIGPWPLKLSAKYGQIGGTWIYPMKDERTGDDLVSIGFVIDLEYADATTSAHDLLQKFKLHPLVRGILEGGERVAWGAKALPGGGYWSMPKLTMPGALLVGDAGGMVDTVSLKGVHHSILSGKLAAETIYDALRNGESSLESYEQKIEDSATGKELYEVRNGRQPFQKGFIKGAPIVNLAIATKGKLPPGRLPWHKNDEQPMFIGDTADSYPRPDNRYTFDKLSSVFITGNATRDDAPNHIRVQRNVPREVAETWKWMCPAGVYELPEDAPESGNVDVIVNYTNCVQCGAITAKGGRLTTPEGGDGPLYTIT; encoded by the coding sequence ATGGCCGGCAGCAGCAACGGGAAGGTCGTGCCGGCGGCGTATCCGCCGCCGGTCGACTCGCCGAGAGAGTTCATCAAGCGCGGGCTCGACGGCGAGGACGAGCTGATCGAGGTCGGCGTCGCGATCGTCGGCGGCGGCACCGCGGGTCTCGCGTGCGCGAACCGCCTGCTGCAGCTGCTGGCCGACGATCCGGAGACGATGGAGCGCCTCGGCGAGGTGCCCGTCGCCGTCCTGGAGAAGGCGAAGACCTGCGGGGGCCACAACCTGTCGGGCGCGGTCATGCGCCCCGGGCCCCTGCAGGAGCTGTACCCGGACCTCTCCCGCGAGGACTGGCGCAAGGAGGGCTTCGCCTTCGGCGAGGTCGGCAAGGAAGCGGTCTACATGCTTCCGAACGGCAAGACGAAGCTGCGGATCCCGCCGCCGCCGCCGTTCAAGAACCACGGCAACGAGGTCGTCTCGGTCGCCGCGCTGGCGCGCTATCAGCAGCGGATCGCCGAGGAGGCCGGCGCCTACGTCCTGACCGAGACGTCCGCGACGCAGATCGTCGTCGACGACGGCCGCGTCGTCGGTGTGCGCTCGGGCGACAAGGGCCGCGGCAAGGACGGCGAGCCGCTCGGCAACTTCGAGCCGGGCACCGACATCAAGGCGCAGGCGACCGTCCTCGCCGAGGGCTGCTGGGGCTCGCTGACCGGCGCCGCGATCCGCGAGTTCGGTCTCGATGACGGCCGCGAGCCGCAGGTCTGGGAGCTCGGCGTCAAGGAGGTCTGGAAGGTCCCGAGACCGCTGACGCACCTGATCCACACGATCGGGCCGTGGCCGCTGAAGCTGTCGGCGAAGTACGGCCAGATCGGCGGCACCTGGATCTACCCGATGAAGGACGAGAGAACGGGCGACGACCTCGTCTCGATCGGCTTCGTCATCGACCTCGAGTACGCCGACGCGACGACGTCCGCGCACGACCTGCTGCAGAAGTTCAAGCTGCACCCGCTCGTGAGAGGGATCCTCGAGGGCGGCGAGCGCGTCGCGTGGGGCGCGAAGGCCCTGCCCGGCGGCGGCTACTGGTCGATGCCGAAGCTGACGATGCCGGGCGCGCTGCTGGTCGGCGACGCCGGCGGCATGGTCGACACGGTCTCGCTCAAGGGCGTCCACCACTCGATCCTCTCCGGCAAGCTGGCCGCCGAGACGATCTACGACGCGCTGCGCAACGGCGAGTCGTCGCTGGAGTCCTACGAGCAGAAGATCGAGGACTCGGCCACGGGCAAGGAGCTGTACGAGGTCCGCAACGGGCGCCAGCCGTTCCAGAAGGGGTTCATCAAGGGCGCCCCGATCGTCAACCTCGCGATCGCGACGAAGGGCAAGCTGCCGCCGGGCCGCCTGCCGTGGCACAAGAACGACGAGCAGCCGATGTTCATCGGCGACACGGCGGACAGCTACCCGAGACCGGACAACAGATACACGTTCGACAAGCTGTCGTCGGTCTTCATCACGGGCAACGCGACGCGCGACGACGCGCCGAACCACATCCGCGTGCAGAGAAACGTCCCGCGCGAGGTCGCCGAGACGTGGAAGTGGATGTGCCCGGCCGGCGTCTACGAACTGCCCGAGGACGCGCCGGAGAGCGGCAACGTCGACGTGATCGTCAACTACACGAACTGCGTGCAGTGCGGAGCGATCACGGCCAAGGGCGGACGCCTGACGACGCCCGAGGGCGGCGACGGGCCGCTCTACACGATCACCTGA